CGTGGGCAAAGACATAGGTGCAGACATCGAGCTGGCGCTGCGCCGAAGCGATGGTGTCCAGCAGGCTGGCCAGCGCCTGCCGGCCATCGGCGTGCCATTCGACGTGCTGGTTGCGCACCGCCGGGGCGACTTCCATGCCGGCCAGCAGCTGCGCCGCCCAGGCCGGCCCTTCGCCCGCCGTGGGCGGCGCCTGCCAGTGGTGGCGCCGCTCCGGCCGCGCGAACTTGCGCACGCCGAACAGCAAAAACAGCGGCAGCGTCAGATACGGCAGCGTGACCATGCCCAGCACCCAGCCCAGCGCGGCGGAAGGGTGGCGCCGCTGGTGGTTGATGCGCGTGCCCAGCACATAGATCAGCAGCCCCAGCACGACCACGATGGTGTGGCCCAGGCCGGACAGCAGCGCAATGCGGATCACGCCCCAGCTCCGGCCAGGGCAGGGCAGCGCTGCGGCAAACGCAAAAAGACAGACTCAAGCATGACGGCCAAGCATAAGAGCGTGTTTACGATCTCCGCGCGCAGGGGCGCGGGTGCGGATCGGGATGGGCTGCCAGGCGCAAACCGCAGCGATAGCCCATGCTATCGCGAGGATTTGCAACGCCGCAGACCACCCGAGGCCGCGCTCGCGCACCCGCGCGGGGATCGTAAACACGCTCTAAGAGTGCGCTCAGACTCTTGAGCCAAGGAGGCGGCGCAGAGCGCGGAAGCCAGGGCCGGGCACCTGGGCAAAAAATCAGTCAAAACAGGCTGAAACCCTTACCTGTCAAGCGTTGACAGCTATTGAAAAATGAGTTCGGGCAGCTGCGTCAGGCGCTGCCCCTGGGGCAGAACAAGCCTGCTTGCCTACAGCAGCTCCAGCACCCGCTCGGGCGGACGGCACAGCATCGCGCCGCGCGGCGTGACGACGATGGGCCGGTTCAGCAACTCGGGGTGCGCGGCCACGGCAGCGATCAATTCGGCATCGCTGCGTGCCGGGTCGGCCAGATCCAGCTCGGCATAGGCCGCCTCCTTGCTGCGCAGCAGCTCGCGCACCGGCACGCCAAGCTGCGCCACCAGGGCGGTGAGCTGGGCGGCGTCCAGCGGCTGGGCGAGGTAATCCACGATGGCCGGCTCGATGCCGCGCTCGCGCAGGAGCGCCAGCGCGCCGCGTGAGTTGCTGCAGCGGGCGTTGTGGTAAATGGTGATGTCGGGATGCGTACTCATGCGGCCCAAGTGTAAGTACCGTGCCGTTGTGCGTTGTGCGTTGTACGTTGTGCGTCGAGTACTGAAAGCTGGCGCCAGGATCGCGCCTGCACCCTCACCGCCGCGACGCACGCAGCGTGCGGCTGAGCAATATGACCGGCACCAGGCCCACGGCCACCAGCGCCAGCGAGGGCAGCGCCGCCTCGCCCAGGCGCTCGTCGCGCGCCAGCTGGTAGGCCACCACGGCCAGGGTGTCGCTGTTGAAGGGCCGCAGCACCATGGTGGCGGGCAGCTCCTTCATGACATCGACGAAGACCAGCAGCGCGGCGGCAGCCGCCGAGCGCTTGAGCAGCGGCCAGTGAACGCGCGACAGCAGGCGCACCCCACCCACGCCCAACATGCGCGAGGAATCATCCAGGCTCATGGGGATACGCGCATAGCCGCTTTGCACCGACTGCAGCGCCACCGCGCAAAAGCGCACCAGATAGGCCCAGACGATGCCCACCGCCGTGGCCGTGATCAGCGCCGGCAGGGCCAGCGTGGGCGCCGCCGCCTGCACCCAGCCCACTGGCAGCAGCAGGCCGACCACGATGACCGCGCCCGGCACGGCATAGCCCAGGCTGGCCAGGCGCACCACGGCGCGGGTGACAGCGTCGCGGCTCCTGCGCACGGCAAAGGCCAGGGCAAAGCTGATGGCCACCGCCAGCGCGGCAGTGATGCCGCCCAGGCGCACGCTGTTGCCGGCCCACTCGACGAAGCGCCCCCAGGGCAGCACCGACCAGTCTGAAGCCAGCGGGCGCAGCATGAACAGCACCGGCGCGAAAAAGCCCATGAAGACCGGCACCAGGCACACGCCCCAGGCCAGCGCCAGGCCTGAGCCGCGCAGGCGCACCGGCTCGGCCTCGGCGGAGCCGGCCCGGCCCACGCCACCGGCGGCAAAGCGCATCCGCCGCTGGGCGCGCAGCTCCAGGTGCAACAGCAGCGCCACCAGCACCAGCAAGATGGTGGCCAGCTGCGCCGCAGCCAGCCGGTCGTCCATGGCCAGCCAGGCCTTGTAGATACCCACGGTGAAGGTCTGGATGCCGAAGTAGCTGGTCACGCCGAAATCCGCCAGCGTCTCCATCAGCACCAGCGCCACGCCAGCGGCCACGGCCGGGCGCGCCAGCGGCAGCGCCACCTGGGCGATGCGCCGCGCGGGCGAGGCGCCCAGCAGCCGGGCGGCCTCCATCAGGTGCGCCGCGCGCTCGGACAACGCCGTGCGCGCCAGCAGATAGACATACGGGTACAGCGCGAAGATGAAGACCCAGATGGCGCCCCACAGGCTGCGCACCTCGGGCAAGAGGCGCCCCTCCAGCCCGAAGGCCGCGCGCAGCCAGACCTGTAGCGGGCCGCTGAACTGCAAAAAATCCGTATAGGCGTAGGCCGTGACATAGGCCGGCATGGCCAGGGGCAGCAGCAGCAGCCACTCCAGCTTGCGCCGCCCCGGGAACTCGAACAGCGTCACCGCCGCCGCGCAGGCCGTGCCGACCACGGCAGCGCCGACAGCCACCGCCAGGCCCAGCACGAAGGTCGTCCACAGGTAGTCGGGCAGCACGGTGGCCGCCATCTCGCGCACGATGGCGCCGGCCTGCTCGCCGCCCAGCGTGCCCGGCAGCCAGGCAGAAAACACCGTGAGCACCGGCAGCACCAGCGCCAGCGCCAGCAGGATCAGAAAAACGTTGCGCAGCAGCGCGGCAAGGGGGCGTGGCAAGGGAAAAATGATGCAGACCCTGGGGAGGCGCAGCGGCCAGGTGGCCTGCCAGCGTGCGGGCGCGGACGGCCCGTCAATGCAAATGGGAATGATTCTACGCAAGTTGCCCACATACAAACTTACAATTGCACCGATGTTCCTGGAAGTCTCTCAACTCGATGTGCGCTACGGCGCACGCGCACAGGCCGCCGTGCAGGGCGTGACTCTGGGCCTGGCGGCTGGCGAGATCGGCGTGCTGATCGGCCCCTCGGGCTGCGGCAAGACCACGCTCTTGCGCGCCGTCGCCGGGCTGGAGCCGGTGGCCGGCGGCAGCATCCGGCTGGGGCAGGAGCTGGTCGGCGCGCCCGGGCGCAGCCTGCCGCCCGAGGAGCGGCGCATCGGCATGGTGTTCCAGGACTACGCGCTGTTTCCGCACCTGTCGGTGGGGCGCAACGTGGCTTTTGGCATCCACGGCCTGCCCAAGGCCGAGCAGCGCCAGCGCGTGGCCGAGGCGCTGGCCTTGGTGGGCCTGGCCGGCAGCGAAGCGCGTTTTCCGCATGAGCTGTCAGGCGGCCAGCAGCAGCGCGTGGCGCTGGCGCGCGCCCTGGCGCCACGCCCGCGCCTGATGCTGCTCGATGAGCCGTTTTCCAATCTGGATGTCGATCTGCGCGAGCGCCTGGCGCACGAGGTGCGCGGCATCCTGAAGGCCGCCGGCGCCACGGCCCTGTTCGTCACGCACGACCAGATGGAGGCCTTTGCCATCGGCGACCGCATCGGCGTCATGGAATCCGGCCACCTGCACCAGTGGGACGACGCCTATGCGCTGTACCACCGCCCGGCCACGCGCTTCGTCGCCAGCTTCATCGGCCACGGCGTGTTTGCGCCAGCCGAGCTGGTCAGCCAGGACGGCCACGTCGTGGCGCGCACACCGCTGGGCGATCTGATGGATGTCGATGGCTGCCCCCTGCCCTCGGCGTATGCGGGCGCGCGCTGCGACGTGCTGCTGCGCCCGGACGACGTGGTACACGACGACCATGCACCGGTGCAGGCGCGCGTGCTGCGCAAGTCGTTTCGCGGCGCGGAGTTTCTCTACACGCTGGAGCTGGCCGGCGGCCTGACGGTGATGGCCCACGTGCCCAGCCACCACGACCATGCCGTGGGCGAGTGGATCGGCATCCGCCCGCAGGTCGATCACGTGGTGACCTTCGAGCGCGCAGCCTGACCTTTGCGGCCCTCAGCGCTCGAACGCGATGTGCCCGCCCACCAGCGTGGCGCGCACGCGCGCCGGCAGCTCGTAGCCCGACAGCGGCGTGTGCTTGCCCTGGCTGGCCAGGGCGTGCGGTGCCACCGTCCAGTAGTCCTCGGGCGCGACCACGCACAAGTCGCCCACGCCGCCCTCGACGATGCGCCCGATGCTGGCCTGCAGCGTGCCCAGCGCGCTGCCCAGCACGCGCGCCGGCTCGTGCGTGATGACGCCCAGCGCCCGCGCCAGCGGCACGCCGGCATCGTGCGACCATTTGAGCGCCACCGACAGCAGCAGCTCCAGCCCCGTGGCGCCGGCCTCGGCCTCGGCAAAGGGCAGCGCCTTGGCGTCGTCATCGACCGGCGTGTGATCCGAGACCAGCGCATCGATGGTGCCGTCGGCGAGGGCAGCGGACAGGGCGTCGCGGTCGCGCTGCTGGCGCAGCACCGGCGTCAGGCGCGCGCGGCTGTCGAAGTAGCCGATGTCGGTGTCGGTGAACAACAGCGAGTTGATGCTGACGTCGCAGCTCACCGGCAGGCCCGCCGCCTTGGCCTGGCGCACCAGCTCCACCCCGGCGGCGCTGGACAGCCGGCACAGGTGGACACGCGCGCCGGTGGTCTTCATCAGCTCGAAGATGGTGTGCAGCGCGATGGTCTCCGCCGCTACCGGGATGCCCGACAGGCCCATGCGCGTGGCCAGCGGGCCGCTGGCGGCCACGCCCCGGCCCAGGTGCAGCTCTTGCGGGCGCAGCCAGACGGTGTAGCCAAAGGTGGCGGCGTACTGCAGCGCGCGCTGCAGCACCTGGGTGCTCTCCAGTTGCACCTCGGCCTGGGAAAAACCCACGCAGCCGGCCTCGGTCAGCTCGGCCATCTCGGTCAACACCGCACCGGCCAGGTTGCGCGTCAGCGCGCCCAGCGGGAACAGGCGCGCCTGGTGCAGTTTTTCGGCGCGGAACTTGAGCATCTCGACCAGGCCGGGCTCGTCGAGCACCGGATCGGTGTCGGGCGGGCAGACCAGGCTAGTCACGCCGCCGGCCACGGCTGCGGCCATCTCGGACTCCAACATGCCCTCGTGCTCGTAGCCCGGCTCGCGCAG
This portion of the Melaminivora jejuensis genome encodes:
- the arsC gene encoding arsenate reductase (glutaredoxin) (This arsenate reductase requires both glutathione and glutaredoxin to convert arsenate to arsenite, after which the efflux transporter formed by ArsA and ArsB can extrude the arsenite from the cell, providing resistance.) codes for the protein MSTHPDITIYHNARCSNSRGALALLRERGIEPAIVDYLAQPLDAAQLTALVAQLGVPVRELLRSKEAAYAELDLADPARSDAELIAAVAAHPELLNRPIVVTPRGAMLCRPPERVLELL
- a CDS encoding ABC transporter permease, with product MPRPLAALLRNVFLILLALALVLPVLTVFSAWLPGTLGGEQAGAIVREMAATVLPDYLWTTFVLGLAVAVGAAVVGTACAAAVTLFEFPGRRKLEWLLLLPLAMPAYVTAYAYTDFLQFSGPLQVWLRAAFGLEGRLLPEVRSLWGAIWVFIFALYPYVYLLARTALSERAAHLMEAARLLGASPARRIAQVALPLARPAVAAGVALVLMETLADFGVTSYFGIQTFTVGIYKAWLAMDDRLAAAQLATILLVLVALLLHLELRAQRRMRFAAGGVGRAGSAEAEPVRLRGSGLALAWGVCLVPVFMGFFAPVLFMLRPLASDWSVLPWGRFVEWAGNSVRLGGITAALAVAISFALAFAVRRSRDAVTRAVVRLASLGYAVPGAVIVVGLLLPVGWVQAAAPTLALPALITATAVGIVWAYLVRFCAVALQSVQSGYARIPMSLDDSSRMLGVGGVRLLSRVHWPLLKRSAAAAALLVFVDVMKELPATMVLRPFNSDTLAVVAYQLARDERLGEAALPSLALVAVGLVPVILLSRTLRASRR
- a CDS encoding ABC transporter ATP-binding protein, producing MFLEVSQLDVRYGARAQAAVQGVTLGLAAGEIGVLIGPSGCGKTTLLRAVAGLEPVAGGSIRLGQELVGAPGRSLPPEERRIGMVFQDYALFPHLSVGRNVAFGIHGLPKAEQRQRVAEALALVGLAGSEARFPHELSGGQQQRVALARALAPRPRLMLLDEPFSNLDVDLRERLAHEVRGILKAAGATALFVTHDQMEAFAIGDRIGVMESGHLHQWDDAYALYHRPATRFVASFIGHGVFAPAELVSQDGHVVARTPLGDLMDVDGCPLPSAYAGARCDVLLRPDDVVHDDHAPVQARVLRKSFRGAEFLYTLELAGGLTVMAHVPSHHDHAVGEWIGIRPQVDHVVTFERAA
- a CDS encoding dihydroorotase, which codes for MKILIEHGRVLDPASGLDKVCSVALAAGRIIAVDRLPEGFAPTRRIDASGCLVLPGLVDLAARLREPGYEHEGMLESEMAAAVAGGVTSLVCPPDTDPVLDEPGLVEMLKFRAEKLHQARLFPLGALTRNLAGAVLTEMAELTEAGCVGFSQAEVQLESTQVLQRALQYAATFGYTVWLRPQELHLGRGVAASGPLATRMGLSGIPVAAETIALHTIFELMKTTGARVHLCRLSSAAGVELVRQAKAAGLPVSCDVSINSLLFTDTDIGYFDSRARLTPVLRQQRDRDALSAALADGTIDALVSDHTPVDDDAKALPFAEAEAGATGLELLLSVALKWSHDAGVPLARALGVITHEPARVLGSALGTLQASIGRIVEGGVGDLCVVAPEDYWTVAPHALASQGKHTPLSGYELPARVRATLVGGHIAFER